The Microbacterium horticulturae region CCGACGTGCTCGAGGAGCAGACGGCCCAGGCGCTGGACGACGTCGTGGAGCGGTTCCGCATCAATTGGGTGTGGATGCCCCCGTGGGGCCCGGAGAAGATCACCGATGACGGGCGCGACATGATGCGTGCGCTCGGCTTCGCCATCTGAGACACCGTGTGACGGCGGGTGGATGCCCCACCCGCCGTGCAGGTTACGCTCGAAGCGTGACCGTGACACCGCTTCAAGCCCTGCCCGTTGAGCGACTCCGCCAGCGCTCGAGCACTAAATGGCGGACGTACCCCGACGAGGTGCTGCCGCTTTTCGTGGCGGAGACGGACTTTCCGCTCGCGCCCGGCATCACGAAGCGGTTGGCGACCGCGGTCGAGCTCGGTGACACCGGCTACACGCCGCCGGACCCCGGCATCCGTGATGCGTTCAGCGCGTTCGCCCGGCGCCGCTTCGACTGGGAGGTCACACCTGCGCGGGTGCGCTCGACGTGCGACGTGATGATGGGTGTCACCGAGATCTTGCGTGCGGTGACCGAGCCCGGCGACCGCGTGGTGGTCACCCCGCCGGTGTATCCACCGTTCTACGACAGCGTGCCCGAGGCGGGCGCGGTCGTCGAGCGCGTGCCGCTGGCCCGGACCGAAACCGGGTGGGAGCTCGATCTCGCCGGCATCGACGCCGCGCTGGCCGGCGGTGCACGTGGTGTGCTGCTGTGCAACCCGCACAACCCCACCGGCACCGTGCATACCCGCGAGAGCCTGGCGGCCCTCGCCGAGATCGTCGACCGGCACGGCGCGTTCGTCGTCAGCGACGAGATCCACGCGCCCCTCACGCACGCACCGGCCGTCTTCACGCCGTTCCTGGCGGCGTCGGATGCCGCGGCCCGGGTCGGCTACGCGGTCACCAGTGCGAGCAAGGCGTTCAACCTCGCCGGCCTCAAGTGCGCGCTCATGGTCACCGCCTCGCCCGAGACGCAGCGTGTCGTGGATGCGCTGCCCGACGAGGTCGAGTGGCGCACCGGACTGTTCGGCGCGCTGGCTGGACTCGTCGCATTCGACGAGTCCAGCGACGAATGGCTCGACTCGCTGCTCGCCGCGCTCGAACACAATCGTCGCTTGCTGGCCGAGCTGCTGACCGAACACGTGCCGGGCGCACGCTATGTGATCCCGGACGCGGGCTACCTCGCCTGGGTGGACCTGTCGGCGCTGGGCTGGGGTGACAACCCGGCGCGGAAGATCCTGCGCGACGCGAAGGTCGCGCTGCACTTCGGGCCGAAGTTCGGCGCCGAGGGCGCGGGGCACGTGCGCATCAACATCGGCTGTTCGCCCGAGGTGCTCACCGAGGCCGTGCGGCGCATCGGCGCGCTCGTGGACTGAGCGCTCTACATCTCCGGGCGGCCGAGCCGCCAGTAGCCCATGAACGCCACGGCCCGGCGGTCGACACCGTGCTCGGCGACGAGGTGACGTCGCAACTGCTTGATGGCACCGGCTTCGCCGGCGAGCCAGGCATAGAGCGGCGCGCTCTTCAGCGCCGCCCCGCCCTTCGCGGTGCGTGGCACCTCCCACAGCAGGGTGCTGTCGATGTCGACCTCTTCGACGTCCGCGCCGAGCCCTTCGGGCACGAGGGCGGCCGCGGCATCCTTCGCCTGCGGCACCAGATGGGCGTGACGCTCGGCGCCGCGCGCGGCGACCCGGTAGTCGAAGCCGGGGTGCTGCGGGAGGTAGGCGACATCGTCGGCATGCGGCACCTCGAGCACGACGGTTCCGCGCGCGTCGGCGGGCAGCTGCTCGAGGATCACGGCGATCGCGGGGGCGGCGGTCTCGTCGCCGGCCAGCAGGTACGCCGAGGTCTGCGCCGGCGGCACGAAGTCGATGCCGAAACTCACGCCCTCGTGCGGCTTCACCGGGGCCAGCAGCAGCACTTCGTCGCCCACCCGGGCGTTCGCGATCCACGCTGAGGCAGGTCCCGTGATCTCAT contains the following coding sequences:
- a CDS encoding MalY/PatB family protein; translated protein: MTVTPLQALPVERLRQRSSTKWRTYPDEVLPLFVAETDFPLAPGITKRLATAVELGDTGYTPPDPGIRDAFSAFARRRFDWEVTPARVRSTCDVMMGVTEILRAVTEPGDRVVVTPPVYPPFYDSVPEAGAVVERVPLARTETGWELDLAGIDAALAGGARGVLLCNPHNPTGTVHTRESLAALAEIVDRHGAFVVSDEIHAPLTHAPAVFTPFLAASDAAARVGYAVTSASKAFNLAGLKCALMVTASPETQRVVDALPDEVEWRTGLFGALAGLVAFDESSDEWLDSLLAALEHNRRLLAELLTEHVPGARYVIPDAGYLAWVDLSALGWGDNPARKILRDAKVALHFGPKFGAEGAGHVRINIGCSPEVLTEAVRRIGALVD
- a CDS encoding siderophore-interacting protein, with the protein product MTDNRFFRVRVAAITDVTPSFRRFTFAGSGLADYADPGYDQRIKVVFPSATATLDDMPTGDDWYDVWRRMDAAARPPFRTYTTRAVRNDACEVDVDMVAHEITGPASAWIANARVGDEVLLLAPVKPHEGVSFGIDFVPPAQTSAYLLAGDETAAPAIAVILEQLPADARGTVVLEVPHADDVAYLPQHPGFDYRVAARGAERHAHLVPQAKDAAAALVPEGLGADVEEVDIDSTLLWEVPRTAKGGAALKSAPLYAWLAGEAGAIKQLRRHLVAEHGVDRRAVAFMGYWRLGRPEM